One stretch of Halobacillus litoralis DNA includes these proteins:
- a CDS encoding FtsW/RodA/SpoVE family cell cycle protein: MKFEERFDWQLFFIMCCFIAVSAVALFSAQQSTQYNDNFVLKQLVWYGLGGIVIGFMLLVDPEDFKKISWYLYGFGIILLIALIVAPPSIAPVIKGQKSWFAMPGLSLQPAELVKIFTILALGRIAVDHNQKHRSSVKMDFFLLLKLGAVTGLPVLLIMQQPDLGTSLVFIAILAGFVLISGISWKIILPIFTIISALGTGLIWLALKAPEILDRYLGVKEYQLGRIYSWFQPTKYEDSSGYHLVKAMRAIGSGQLYGKGFGEREVYLPEAQTDFIFSIIAEEYGFLGSCIVIILFFLLIYRFTTIAFKANSNYSSYVMVGIISMIAFHVFQNIGMSVQLLPITGIPLPFISYGGSALLGNLMALGIAFSISYHHKTYMFGE; the protein is encoded by the coding sequence ATGAAATTCGAAGAAAGATTCGATTGGCAGCTCTTTTTTATTATGTGTTGTTTCATAGCCGTCAGCGCAGTCGCTCTTTTCAGTGCCCAGCAAAGCACTCAATATAATGATAACTTTGTACTTAAACAGTTGGTCTGGTATGGACTTGGTGGCATCGTCATCGGCTTTATGCTTCTTGTCGACCCCGAAGATTTCAAGAAGATCAGCTGGTACTTATATGGTTTCGGCATCATCCTTTTAATCGCCTTAATTGTGGCTCCACCATCCATCGCTCCTGTCATCAAAGGGCAGAAGAGTTGGTTTGCCATGCCGGGATTGTCTTTGCAACCTGCAGAGCTTGTAAAGATATTCACCATTCTTGCCCTTGGGCGAATTGCCGTTGATCATAATCAAAAGCACCGTTCATCGGTCAAAATGGACTTTTTCCTACTGTTGAAACTAGGAGCGGTTACCGGCCTTCCTGTTCTTTTGATTATGCAGCAGCCTGATTTAGGGACAAGCCTTGTGTTTATCGCCATCTTAGCAGGATTCGTCCTGATTTCAGGAATTTCATGGAAAATCATATTACCTATTTTCACCATAATCTCAGCTCTTGGGACAGGGTTGATCTGGCTTGCTTTGAAAGCACCTGAGATTCTTGACCGGTATTTAGGTGTGAAAGAGTACCAGCTCGGTCGGATCTACTCCTGGTTCCAGCCGACCAAGTATGAAGACTCTTCTGGATACCATCTCGTCAAAGCGATGAGAGCAATTGGTTCCGGCCAGCTGTATGGAAAAGGGTTCGGCGAGCGGGAAGTTTATTTACCAGAAGCCCAAACCGACTTCATTTTTAGTATCATCGCAGAAGAATACGGCTTTCTCGGTTCTTGTATCGTCATCATCCTGTTCTTTCTGTTGATCTACCGCTTCACGACCATCGCTTTTAAAGCGAACAGCAACTACAGCTCGTATGTGATGGTTGGGATTATCAGCATGATTGCTTTCCACGTTTTCCAGAACATTGGGATGTCTGTGCAGCTGCTGCCGATTACGGGAATTCCACTGCCGTTCATTAGTTATGGGGGCAGCGCTTTGCTCGGTAACTTGATGGCGCTCGGCATTGCTTTTTCCATATCCTATCACCATAAGACGTATATGTTTGGAGAATAG